From Delphinus delphis chromosome X, mDelDel1.2, whole genome shotgun sequence, a single genomic window includes:
- the LOC132418234 gene encoding melanoma-associated antigen B10-like — MVLDPADPNSQSPKIQRILYKYQMKEPVTKADMLRNVIQMYKNHFYKILRKASEHLELVFGLDVKEVDPNRNIYVLVNKLELSYDAKPSDDREVPKTGVLMTVLGVIFTKGNCATEEQVWELLNIMGLYAGRNNFISGEPKKLIAKDLVQERYLEYCQVANSDPPCYEFLWGPRARAETSKMKVLEVLAKIHDTVPTAFPSWYEEALRDEGERARARAAARAGTAALASVRSRAIASSFSCPE, encoded by the exons ATGGTTCTGGATCCTGCTGACCCCAACTCCCAGTCTCCA AAAATCCAAAGGATTTTGTACAAGTATCAAATGAAAGAGCCCGTTACCAAGGCGGATATGTTGAGAAATGTAATACAGATGTACAAGAATCACTTCTATAAGATCCTCAGGAAAGCCTCTGAGCATTTGGAGCTGGTCTTTGGCCTTGACGTGAAGGAAGTGGATCCCAACAGGAATATTTATGTCCTTGTCAATAAACTGGAACTAAGCTATGATGCAAAGCCGAGTGATGACAGAGAGGTTCCCAAGACTGGTGTGCTGATGACTGTTCTGGGTGTGATCTTCACGAAGGGCAACTGCGCCACTGAGGAGCAAGTCTGGGAATTGCTGAATATAATGGGGTTGTATGCTGGGAGGAATAACTTCATCAGTGGGGAGCCCAAGAAGCTCATCGCCAAAGATTTAGTGCAGGAAAGGTACCTGGAGTACTGCCAGGTGGCCAACAGTGATCCTCCATGCTATGAGTTTCTGTGGGGCCCGAGAGCCCGCGCTGAAACCAGCAAGATGAAAGTGCTGGAGGTTCTGGCCAAGATCCATGATACGGTCCCCACTGCCTTCCCATCCTGGTATGAAGAGGCTTTGagagatgagggagagagagCCCGAGCCAGGGCTGCAGCCAGGGCTGGCACTGCTGCCCTGGCCAGCGTGCGCTCCAGGGCCATAGCCAGCAGCTTTTCCTGCCCTGAGTGA
- the LOC132418235 gene encoding LOW QUALITY PROTEIN: melanoma-associated antigen B10-like (The sequence of the model RefSeq protein was modified relative to this genomic sequence to represent the inferred CDS: inserted 1 base in 1 codon), protein MDEKVVILVYYLLYKHQMKEPITKADMLRNIIQIYRNHFLEILKRASEHLEMIFGLDLKEVDPTXHIYVLVNKPEPSYDANLSDDKEVPKTGLLMAVLGVILTKGTCATEEQVWQILNGMGLYEGRKHFIFGEPRKLITKDLVREMYLEYHQVPNSDPLCYEFLWGPRAHTETGKMKVLEFVAKIHDTVPRAFPSWYEGVLRDEGERARARAAARAGTAALASVRSRAIASSSSHPNRV, encoded by the exons ATGGATGAGAAGGTGGTTATACTGGTGTACTACCTGTTGTACAAGCATCAAATGAAAGAGCCTATTACCAAGGCAGATATGCTGAGAAATATAATCCAGATTTATAGGAATCACTTCCTTGAGATCCTCAAGAGAGCTTCTGAGCACCTGGAAATGATCTTTGGCCTTGACCTGAAGGAAGTGGATCCCA GGCACATCTATGTCCTTGTCAACAAGCCAGAACCAAGCTATGATGCAAACCTGAGCGATGATAAAGAGGTTCCCAAGACAGGCCTGTTGATGGCTGTTCTGGGTGTGATCTTGACTAAGGGCACTTGTGCCACTGAGGAGCAAGTCTGGCAAATATTGAATGGGATGGGGTTATATGAGGGGAGGAAGCACTTCATTTTTGGGGAGCCCAGGAAGCTTATCACCAAAGATTTAGTGCGGGAAATGTACCTGGAGTACCACCAGGTGCCCAACAGCGATCCTCTGTGCTATGAGTTTCTGTGGGGCCCAAGAGCCCACACTGAAACCGGGAAGATGAAAGTGCTGGAGTTTGTGGCCAAGATCCATGATACGGTCCCCAGGGCCTTCCCATCCTGGTATGAAGGGGTTTTGagagatgagggagagagagCCCGAGCCAGGGCTGCAGCCAGGGCTGGCACTGCTGCCCTGGCCAGCGTGCGCTCCAGGGCCATAGCCAGCAGCTCCTCCCACCCCAATAGAGTCTGA